One window of the Shewanella cyperi genome contains the following:
- the hisG gene encoding ATP phosphoribosyltransferase: MTTSNRLRIAIQKSGRLSKDSQQLLKSCGIKFNVNEQRLIAHADNMPIDLLRVRDDDIPGLVMDGVVDLGIIGENVLEEEQLERELIGKRAEVIKLRPLDFGACRLSLAVPTEFAYQDAASLEGLRIATSYPNLLRRFMQNKGISYQDCMLKGSVEVAPRAGLADGICDLVSTGATLEANGLYETEVIFRSMACLVQAPGELSPSKQALVDKIMSRVNGVVQARESKYILLHAPTATLEQIVALLPGAENPTVLPLNDDTNRVAIHAVSSEDLFWDTMEQLKALGASSILVMPIEKMMG; this comes from the coding sequence ATGACCACAAGTAACAGACTGCGTATCGCCATCCAGAAATCCGGCCGCTTGTCGAAAGATTCCCAGCAACTGCTGAAAAGCTGCGGCATCAAATTCAACGTCAACGAGCAACGCCTCATTGCCCACGCCGATAACATGCCCATCGATCTGTTGCGGGTCAGGGACGACGATATTCCCGGCCTGGTGATGGATGGGGTCGTGGATCTGGGCATCATTGGCGAGAACGTTCTGGAAGAAGAGCAACTTGAACGGGAACTGATTGGCAAACGCGCCGAGGTCATCAAACTCAGACCATTGGATTTCGGTGCCTGTCGTTTATCCCTGGCGGTACCGACCGAATTTGCCTATCAGGATGCGGCATCTCTGGAAGGATTGCGGATAGCGACGTCCTACCCCAACCTACTGCGAAGATTTATGCAAAATAAAGGCATATCCTATCAGGATTGCATGCTTAAGGGGTCGGTGGAAGTGGCTCCCAGGGCGGGCTTGGCGGACGGTATCTGCGATCTGGTTTCGACCGGCGCCACCCTGGAGGCCAACGGCCTCTATGAGACCGAGGTGATCTTCCGCTCCATGGCCTGCCTGGTGCAGGCCCCCGGTGAGTTGAGCCCGAGCAAACAGGCGCTGGTGGACAAAATCATGTCGCGGGTGAACGGTGTGGTGCAGGCGCGGGAAAGCAAATACATACTGCTGCACGCCCCCACCGCCACACTGGAGCAGATTGTTGCCCTGTTGCCCGGTGCCGAAAACCCAACAGTGCTGCCGCTCAACGATGACACCAACAGGGTGGCAATCCACGCCGTCAGCAGCGAAGATTTGTTCTGGGACACCATGGAACAATTGAAAGCCCTCGGCGCCAGTTCCATCCTGGTGATGCCAATTGAAAAGATGATGGGGTAA
- a CDS encoding ATP-dependent DNA helicase, translating to MSLVERVHAVLGQGGLLASQLRHYRERAVQLEMAAEVAGCLTSSAQPLVLEAGTGVGKTFAYLVPALLSGKQIIISTGSKNLQEQLFFKDLPALLGLLGLDIQVALLKGRSNYLCQWRLARQLEAVGTHQEAVLDDLLKLQQFADSTTDGDLGNLSGVSESSPAIGMINSSRDSCGGQKCAFYEQCFTRKARQRALQARLIVVNHHLFFADRLLKDTGFAELLPDADAVVFDEAHLLPDIAVSYFGSQLSMGRIKRLLDEVDKVYQQQLRDTAQLAAMAGRCSERLSDWQNRLLDKGYNDWRDSLADKEMAAASWALVAELLALEKLVQAHLGRSEILDVLAPSLTEVRAQLEQFFHCDNPEAAYSVEWGERHLQLRIAAMDVARQCAELFNDNSRWVFTSATLQVQGSLGFFVRGMGLTKARQVVLSSPFDYPNQALLCVPRHLGHVANQTAMVKRLVDICLKAFAAARGRTFVLFTSHRMLQLVAHGLAGRTPYPMLVQGQGSKQQLLSKFRQLGDAVLLGTGSFWEGVDVRGHSLSCVIIDKLPFASPDDPLFRARAGQCQRQGLDPFTQVSLPQAVIALKQGAGRLIRDERDKGVLIICDNRLVNRDYGRAFLGSLPPMARTRDLDRALAFLADIP from the coding sequence ATGTCGCTGGTTGAGCGCGTGCATGCTGTGCTTGGGCAAGGGGGGCTGTTGGCCAGCCAATTGCGTCACTATCGTGAACGGGCGGTGCAGCTGGAGATGGCCGCCGAGGTGGCCGGGTGTTTGACAAGTTCCGCTCAGCCCCTGGTGCTGGAGGCCGGTACGGGCGTGGGAAAGACCTTTGCCTATCTGGTGCCGGCATTGCTGAGCGGAAAGCAGATTATCATCAGTACCGGGTCGAAAAATCTGCAGGAGCAATTGTTTTTCAAGGATTTACCCGCACTGCTTGGCTTATTGGGGCTGGACATTCAGGTGGCCTTGCTAAAGGGGCGCAGTAATTACCTGTGCCAGTGGCGCTTGGCCCGTCAGCTGGAAGCTGTGGGCACACATCAGGAAGCCGTGCTGGACGATCTGCTCAAGCTGCAGCAGTTTGCCGATAGCACCACAGACGGCGATCTGGGCAATCTCAGCGGCGTTTCCGAGTCTTCACCCGCCATCGGCATGATAAACAGCAGTCGCGACAGTTGCGGCGGACAAAAGTGTGCCTTCTATGAGCAGTGTTTTACCCGTAAGGCCAGGCAAAGGGCGCTGCAGGCCAGGCTTATAGTGGTTAACCACCATCTGTTTTTTGCCGACCGCCTGCTTAAAGACACAGGCTTTGCCGAATTGCTGCCCGATGCCGATGCCGTGGTATTTGATGAAGCCCATTTGCTGCCCGATATTGCCGTCAGCTATTTCGGCTCGCAATTGTCGATGGGCCGTATCAAACGGCTGCTGGATGAGGTCGACAAGGTGTACCAGCAGCAACTGCGCGATACGGCGCAGCTGGCTGCCATGGCCGGTCGTTGCAGCGAACGGCTGAGCGATTGGCAAAATCGGCTGTTGGACAAGGGCTATAACGATTGGCGTGACAGCCTGGCCGACAAGGAAATGGCAGCGGCTTCCTGGGCCCTGGTGGCCGAGTTGTTGGCGTTGGAAAAATTGGTCCAGGCCCACTTGGGCCGCAGCGAAATACTGGATGTGTTGGCGCCGTCGCTGACCGAGGTGCGGGCACAACTGGAACAATTTTTTCATTGTGATAATCCCGAGGCTGCCTACAGTGTGGAGTGGGGGGAGCGGCATTTACAGCTGCGGATTGCCGCCATGGATGTGGCGCGCCAGTGCGCTGAGCTGTTCAATGATAACAGCCGCTGGGTATTTACCTCGGCGACCTTGCAGGTGCAGGGCTCTCTGGGTTTCTTTGTCAGGGGAATGGGGCTGACAAAGGCGCGGCAAGTGGTGCTCTCCAGTCCCTTTGACTATCCCAATCAGGCGCTCCTCTGTGTGCCGCGCCACCTGGGGCATGTGGCCAATCAGACGGCCATGGTCAAACGCCTGGTGGATATCTGCCTGAAGGCTTTTGCGGCGGCCAGAGGCCGCACCTTTGTGCTGTTCACCAGCCACAGAATGCTGCAACTGGTGGCCCATGGACTTGCGGGGCGTACGCCCTATCCCATGCTGGTGCAGGGGCAGGGCAGCAAGCAGCAGCTGTTGTCCAAGTTTCGGCAACTGGGGGATGCGGTACTCTTGGGTACCGGCAGTTTTTGGGAAGGGGTGGACGTGCGCGGCCATTCGCTGTCCTGCGTCATCATAGACAAACTGCCTTTTGCTTCTCCCGATGATCCTCTTTTCCGGGCCCGCGCCGGTCAATGCCAGCGCCAGGGACTGGATCCCTTTACCCAGGTGTCTTTACCCCAGGCGGTGATTGCCCTTAAGCAGGGCGCCGGACGTCTCATTCGTGATGAGCGTGATAAAGGAGTGCTCATCATCTGTGACAATCGTTTGGTCAACCGCGATTATGGGCGTGCCTTTCTCGGGTCATTGCCGCCTATGGCCCGCACCCGGGATCTGGACCGGGCTTTGGCATTCCTGGCTGACATTCCCTGA
- the tsaB gene encoding tRNA (adenosine(37)-N6)-threonylcarbamoyltransferase complex dimerization subunit type 1 TsaB gives MSDMSQTPSAIQLSANPVILALDTCTEACSAALWANGQLYADMADAPREHSQRLLPMIDALLTDAGLTLADVDLLAYGRGPGSFTGIRICTSMTQGLALARDLPVIGISTLAAMAQQVMQQEGAPEVLAAIDARMGEVYMGQFKLVNGLATLVGEEQVCPPELVALVDAGSQVYACGTGFDAYPQLLELNGGLVASDKVKFPSAAAMIELAKAGIALGQVTSVDDLEPVYLRDTVAWKKLPGRE, from the coding sequence ATGAGTGACATGAGCCAAACTCCCTCCGCCATCCAACTGAGCGCCAATCCCGTCATTTTGGCCCTGGATACCTGTACCGAAGCCTGCTCTGCTGCCCTTTGGGCCAACGGGCAACTCTACGCCGACATGGCCGATGCGCCGCGGGAGCACAGCCAACGTTTACTGCCGATGATAGACGCCTTGCTGACCGACGCCGGCCTGACCCTGGCGGATGTGGATCTGCTTGCCTATGGTCGTGGTCCGGGCAGTTTTACCGGCATACGGATTTGTACCAGCATGACGCAGGGGCTGGCACTGGCCAGAGACTTGCCCGTGATTGGCATCTCCACTTTGGCGGCCATGGCTCAGCAGGTGATGCAGCAGGAAGGCGCACCGGAAGTGCTGGCTGCCATCGATGCCCGCATGGGAGAGGTCTACATGGGCCAGTTCAAACTGGTGAATGGCCTGGCGACCCTGGTCGGCGAGGAACAGGTATGTCCTCCCGAACTGGTGGCCCTGGTCGATGCCGGCAGTCAGGTGTATGCCTGTGGCACCGGTTTTGATGCTTACCCACAACTGCTTGAACTCAATGGCGGACTGGTTGCCTCAGATAAGGTGAAATTCCCCTCTGCGGCGGCTATGATTGAATTGGCCAAGGCCGGGATAGCGCTGGGCCAGGTGACCTCGGTCGATGACTTGGAACCCGTTTACTTGCGTGATACCGTAGCCTGGAAGAAATTACCCGGGCGTGAATAA
- a CDS encoding M50 family metallopeptidase, with amino-acid sequence MPDPLTGIPGRSRFLFELLLALTLTRLPWLGIPFKWLESFFHELSHAFMTVISGGEVSHISLFANGAGLCFSEGGMPVLIGIAGYAGAALWGGLLFSLATWPRGIRTSYALLGTMVLGVIVAWGRDLLTLSMLLCLAILFFLPLRLSQASWLVSGLRIMGLMVMLNALASPTVLLGMGGRGDAALLAELTWLPEIFWIVLWLLLALSVLYLCWRRVERISLARDQLIGNKV; translated from the coding sequence ATGCCTGATCCCCTGACCGGGATCCCCGGCCGCTCCCGCTTCCTGTTTGAATTACTCCTGGCTCTGACCCTGACCCGGCTACCCTGGCTGGGTATTCCCTTCAAGTGGCTGGAAAGTTTTTTCCATGAATTATCCCATGCCTTTATGACCGTCATCAGCGGTGGTGAAGTCAGCCATATCAGTTTGTTTGCCAATGGTGCCGGCCTGTGCTTCAGCGAAGGCGGCATGCCAGTGCTTATCGGCATCGCCGGTTACGCCGGCGCAGCCCTGTGGGGCGGGCTGCTGTTTTCCCTGGCAACCTGGCCCAGGGGGATCCGCACCAGCTATGCCTTGCTCGGCACCATGGTGCTTGGGGTCATAGTCGCCTGGGGCCGTGACTTGTTGACCTTATCCATGCTGCTTTGCCTGGCGATACTCTTTTTTCTGCCGCTGCGCTTAAGTCAGGCCAGTTGGCTGGTGTCGGGCCTGAGGATCATGGGCTTAATGGTGATGCTTAATGCTTTGGCCAGCCCGACGGTATTGCTGGGGATGGGGGGACGCGGGGATGCGGCGTTACTTGCCGAGCTGACCTGGTTACCGGAAATCTTCTGGATTGTGCTCTGGCTGTTGTTGGCGCTGAGTGTGCTGTATCTGTGCTGGCGCCGTGTTGAGCGGATCAGTTTGGCGCGCGATCAGCTCATTGGTAACAAAGTATGA
- a CDS encoding class I SAM-dependent methyltransferase → MKKTLLCGMLLSLCSLTAHADPAMEQALNNPLRSADNQARDQYRHPGETLGFFDVQAGKTVIELWPGSGWYAEILAPLLAKDGHYVAANFDTQPAKDNPAPAYRAKIGLAFEAWLDEHRSALGNASSLAFDPPFKSSLGNDNSADVVLTFRNLHNWAMQGQLETVFDSAYRVLKPGGVLGVVEHRAKPGMTMDSGYMDEAQMIAMAEKAGFTLAAKSEINANPKDSKDHPKGVWTLPPRLALGDTDKEKYLAIGESDRMTLKFVKPGA, encoded by the coding sequence ATGAAAAAGACCCTGCTGTGCGGCATGCTGTTGTCGCTTTGTTCCCTTACAGCCCATGCCGATCCCGCCATGGAGCAGGCCCTGAACAATCCCCTGCGCAGTGCCGATAATCAAGCGCGCGACCAGTACCGTCATCCAGGTGAGACCTTAGGTTTTTTCGATGTCCAGGCGGGCAAGACTGTGATTGAGCTTTGGCCCGGTAGTGGTTGGTATGCGGAAATTCTGGCGCCACTGTTGGCGAAAGACGGCCATTATGTGGCCGCCAATTTCGATACCCAGCCGGCAAAAGACAATCCGGCCCCCGCTTATCGGGCCAAAATTGGGCTGGCCTTCGAGGCCTGGCTTGATGAACACAGGTCGGCACTTGGCAACGCCTCCAGCCTGGCCTTTGATCCGCCATTCAAAAGCTCCCTTGGCAATGACAACAGCGCCGATGTGGTGTTGACCTTCCGTAATCTGCATAACTGGGCCATGCAAGGGCAATTGGAAACCGTGTTCGACTCGGCGTACCGGGTGTTGAAGCCCGGTGGCGTGCTCGGGGTGGTGGAACACAGGGCCAAGCCAGGCATGACTATGGACTCGGGTTACATGGATGAGGCGCAGATGATTGCCATGGCGGAAAAGGCCGGCTTTACCCTGGCCGCCAAAAGCGAGATCAATGCCAATCCCAAGGACAGCAAAGATCATCCCAAAGGGGTTTGGACCCTGCCTCCCCGTCTGGCGTTGGGTGATACGGACAAGGAAAAGTACCTGGCCATTGGCGAGAGCGATCGCATGACGCTGAAGTTTGTCAAACCCGGAGCCTGA
- a CDS encoding alpha/beta fold hydrolase, whose protein sequence is MIIDGVKVRDIRFHPGHLEFAARLFGDTDKPLLLALHGWLDNANSFVPLAASLQDYCILAPDWPGHGHSEHRLGGYPLHWLDYLYDLHAILGWLAEFGLAPVAIVGHSLGGIVASAYCAAHPHAAEALVLLDALGPLTESADNAKARLARSFAQHGRERTGEDKLYPSVEAVALLRQKLTGMALEHAALIVERNLLARGSHWCWRTDKRLKLDSPQRLTPEHADALMAGSEIPTLALLAEQGYETIARMLPKAKDWYLNFNHQRLPGDHHFHMSHAEATAKAIREFLQPQQLAR, encoded by the coding sequence ATTATCATCGATGGTGTAAAGGTCCGGGACATTCGCTTTCATCCCGGGCACCTTGAGTTTGCGGCCCGCCTTTTCGGTGATACCGATAAACCTTTGCTGCTCGCGCTGCATGGTTGGCTCGACAATGCCAACAGCTTTGTTCCCCTGGCCGCGTCCCTGCAGGACTATTGTATTCTGGCGCCCGACTGGCCGGGACATGGTCACAGTGAGCACAGATTGGGTGGTTATCCGCTGCATTGGCTGGATTATCTTTACGATTTGCACGCCATTCTGGGTTGGCTTGCCGAATTTGGATTGGCACCGGTGGCGATTGTCGGTCATTCCCTGGGGGGCATAGTGGCCTCTGCCTATTGTGCCGCCCATCCCCATGCCGCCGAGGCGCTGGTGTTGCTTGATGCCCTGGGGCCCTTAACCGAAAGTGCCGACAATGCCAAAGCCCGTCTGGCTCGCAGTTTTGCCCAGCACGGACGGGAGCGCACGGGGGAAGACAAGCTCTATCCCAGCGTCGAGGCCGTGGCCCTGCTCAGGCAAAAACTGACAGGTATGGCATTGGAACACGCAGCTCTTATCGTTGAGCGCAATCTGCTGGCAAGGGGGAGCCACTGGTGCTGGCGTACCGATAAACGCTTGAAGCTGGACTCACCCCAGCGGTTGACACCGGAGCATGCCGATGCATTGATGGCAGGCAGTGAAATTCCCACCCTGGCACTGCTGGCGGAGCAGGGGTATGAGACCATAGCGCGCATGTTACCCAAGGCCAAGGATTGGTATCTGAACTTCAATCACCAGAGACTGCCGGGTGATCATCATTTCCATATGTCCCATGCTGAAGCCACGGCCAAAGCCATAAGAGAGTTTCTCCAGCCGCAGCAGCTCGCCCGATAA
- the fadD gene encoding long-chain-fatty-acid--CoA ligase FadD: MDKPWINHLPHDVPAEINPAQFETLVAMFENAVGRFEDQPAFINMGAVLTYRKLEERSRAFAAYLQNRLKLKKGDRVAVMMPNLLQYPIALFGILRAGLVVVNVNPLYTPRELKHQLIDSGARAIVVVSNFARTLEEVVDETPVESVIISGLGDMLSAPKRTLVNFVVKYIKKLVPKYSLPHAISMRDALSRGRRMQYVKPELEHSDLAFLQYTGGTTGVSKGAMLSHGNIVANVLQADGAYSPLLTDGKELVVTALPLYHIFALTVNCLLFLHKGARNLLITNPRDIPAFVSELRKYPFTALTGVNTLFNALVNNSDFASLDFSRLKLSIGGGMAVQRAVAEKWQGITQTRLLEGYGLTEASPLVTCCPYNLDGYNGSIGFPAPSTLIQIRDEDGKVLPQGETGELFAKGPQVMLGYWQRPEETAKVLDKDGWLATGDIGYMDPQGFFFLVDRKKDMILVSGFNVFPNEVEDVVAMHPKVLEVAAIGVPNDASGELVKIFVVAKDKSLTEQDIIKHCKHHLTGYKVPKLVEFRDELPKTNVGKILRRELRDEELKKA; this comes from the coding sequence GTGGACAAGCCTTGGATCAATCATTTGCCACATGACGTGCCGGCGGAAATCAATCCGGCCCAGTTCGAAACCTTGGTCGCTATGTTTGAAAATGCGGTTGGTCGGTTTGAAGATCAACCCGCCTTTATCAATATGGGCGCGGTACTGACCTATCGTAAGTTGGAAGAGCGCAGTCGTGCCTTTGCCGCTTACCTGCAAAACCGGCTCAAACTGAAAAAGGGCGATCGCGTTGCCGTCATGATGCCCAATCTGCTGCAATACCCCATAGCCCTGTTCGGCATACTGCGGGCCGGTCTGGTGGTGGTAAACGTCAATCCCCTGTACACCCCGAGAGAACTCAAACATCAACTGATAGACTCGGGTGCCCGTGCCATAGTGGTGGTGTCCAATTTTGCCCGGACCCTGGAAGAAGTGGTTGATGAAACCCCGGTGGAGAGTGTGATCATTTCCGGCCTGGGCGACATGCTCAGTGCCCCCAAGCGCACCCTGGTGAACTTTGTGGTCAAGTACATCAAGAAGCTGGTGCCCAAGTATTCATTGCCACACGCGATTTCCATGCGCGATGCCCTGAGCCGCGGTCGCCGCATGCAGTATGTCAAGCCCGAGCTTGAGCACAGCGATCTGGCCTTTTTACAATACACGGGTGGTACCACAGGCGTATCCAAGGGCGCCATGCTCAGTCACGGTAATATAGTTGCCAACGTGCTGCAGGCCGACGGCGCTTATTCGCCGCTGCTGACCGACGGCAAGGAGCTGGTGGTTACCGCCTTGCCCCTGTATCACATCTTTGCCCTGACCGTGAACTGTCTGCTGTTCCTGCACAAGGGCGCCAGAAACCTGCTGATCACCAACCCAAGGGATATTCCCGCCTTTGTCAGTGAATTGCGCAAATATCCGTTCACGGCACTGACCGGTGTCAACACCCTGTTCAATGCCCTGGTCAACAACAGCGACTTCGCCTCGCTGGATTTTTCCCGGCTTAAATTGTCCATAGGTGGCGGCATGGCGGTACAACGTGCCGTGGCCGAAAAGTGGCAGGGGATCACCCAGACCCGCTTGCTTGAGGGGTATGGTTTGACCGAAGCCTCACCACTGGTGACCTGCTGTCCCTATAACCTTGACGGTTATAACGGCTCCATTGGTTTTCCGGCGCCTTCCACCCTGATCCAAATTCGTGATGAAGACGGCAAGGTGCTTCCCCAGGGAGAAACCGGTGAGCTGTTCGCCAAGGGCCCCCAGGTGATGCTGGGTTACTGGCAGCGTCCGGAAGAAACTGCCAAGGTATTGGATAAGGACGGCTGGCTGGCCACAGGCGATATAGGTTACATGGACCCACAGGGATTCTTTTTCCTGGTGGATCGCAAGAAGGACATGATCCTGGTATCAGGCTTCAACGTTTTCCCCAATGAGGTCGAAGATGTGGTGGCCATGCATCCCAAGGTGCTCGAAGTGGCAGCCATTGGAGTGCCCAATGACGCCAGCGGCGAGTTGGTGAAGATTTTTGTGGTCGCGAAAGACAAATCTTTGACCGAACAGGACATCATCAAGCACTGCAAGCATCATTTAACGGGCTATAAGGTGCCCAAGCTGGTAGAATTCCGCGATGAGTTGCCAAAAACCAATGTGGGAAAGATTCTGCGCCGGGAGCTTCGGGACGAAGAACTCAAAAAAGCATGA
- the rnd gene encoding ribonuclease D: MLAFEYIKDDQALAALVAQYSQANLLVLDTEFVRTRTYYARLGLIQAYDGKTLALIDPLAVKDLSGFWALLTNPAITKLVHSCSEDLEVFARNGRCQPTPLFDSQIAAALAGLGHGLGYAKLVEMCLGEVLDKGESRTDWMKRPLTEAQLQYAANDVYFLYQLYPQLKEKLEQQGRLQWALEEGERMTEGRLQQADGDTAYLRVKNAFQLQPKQLAYLKVLAKWRLERALDRDLALGFVIKDHGLIALAKKQPQTMNELLKIVDLTEQEKRIHGKELLRVMQSADLQHLPEPLDVIALKPGYKQAFKDIKTALTEICEQQQVPSELLCSKRHIHEYLQYVWDGRIGDEPLVMQGWRGALAKEALANLSL, from the coding sequence TTGTTAGCCTTCGAATATATAAAAGATGATCAAGCATTGGCGGCACTGGTTGCCCAGTACAGCCAGGCCAATTTGCTGGTGTTGGATACCGAATTTGTCCGCACCCGTACCTACTATGCCCGCCTGGGCTTAATCCAGGCCTATGATGGCAAGACCCTGGCCCTTATCGACCCCCTGGCCGTTAAAGACTTATCCGGCTTTTGGGCCCTGTTGACCAATCCAGCCATCACCAAGCTGGTGCATTCCTGCAGCGAAGATCTTGAGGTGTTTGCCCGCAACGGTCGCTGCCAGCCAACGCCTCTGTTTGACAGCCAGATAGCCGCAGCTCTGGCCGGCCTGGGTCATGGCCTGGGTTACGCCAAGCTGGTGGAAATGTGTCTGGGGGAAGTGCTGGACAAGGGGGAATCCCGTACCGATTGGATGAAGCGTCCCTTGACCGAGGCCCAGCTGCAATATGCGGCCAATGACGTGTACTTCCTGTATCAGTTGTATCCTCAGCTCAAGGAAAAGCTTGAGCAGCAGGGCAGGTTGCAATGGGCCCTGGAAGAAGGCGAGCGCATGACCGAAGGTCGATTGCAGCAAGCCGATGGCGACACCGCTTATTTGCGGGTTAAGAACGCCTTCCAATTACAGCCCAAACAGCTGGCCTATCTCAAGGTGCTGGCCAAATGGCGTCTGGAGCGGGCGCTGGACAGGGATTTGGCGCTGGGCTTTGTGATTAAGGATCATGGCCTGATAGCTCTGGCGAAAAAGCAACCCCAGACCATGAATGAACTGCTTAAGATAGTTGATTTGACCGAGCAGGAAAAGCGCATTCACGGCAAGGAATTGCTGCGGGTGATGCAAAGCGCGGATCTGCAGCATTTGCCCGAGCCCCTGGATGTGATAGCCCTGAAGCCAGGTTATAAGCAGGCCTTCAAGGACATCAAGACAGCCCTCACAGAGATCTGTGAACAGCAGCAGGTGCCTTCGGAATTGCTCTGTTCCAAACGTCATATCCACGAATACCTGCAGTATGTCTGGGATGGTCGTATCGGCGACGAGCCGCTGGTGATGCAGGGGTGGCGTGGTGCGTTGGCCAAAGAAGCGCTGGCTAACTTGAGTCTGTAA
- the minE gene encoding cell division topological specificity factor MinE, protein MSLLDYFRSNKKSSTAVTAKERLQIIVAHQRGERGAPDYFPLMKQEIIEVIRKYVQISPDQVSVQLEQNDDNISVLELNVTLPDR, encoded by the coding sequence ATGTCCTTACTCGACTATTTCAGAAGCAACAAAAAATCCAGTACCGCAGTTACGGCTAAAGAAAGGCTGCAAATTATCGTTGCCCATCAACGGGGTGAGCGGGGAGCACCGGACTATTTCCCGCTGATGAAGCAGGAAATTATCGAAGTGATCCGCAAGTACGTGCAGATCTCGCCTGATCAGGTTTCGGTTCAACTGGAACAAAACGACGATAATATCTCGGTACTTGAGCTGAACGTTACCCTGCCCGACAGGTAA
- the minD gene encoding septum site-determining protein MinD: MAQIIVVTSGKGGVGKTTSSAAIATGLALKGHKTVVIDFDIGLRNLDLIMGCERRVVYDFVNVINGEANLNQALIKDKRCDKLFILPASQTRDKDALTKEGVGRVLEDLSKDFDFIICDSPAGIETGAMMALYFADIAIVTTNPEVSSVRDSDRILGMLQSRSRRAEQNLEPIKEYLLLTRYSPSRVKSGEMLSVADVEEILAIELIGVIPESQAVLKASNSGVPVIIDQESDAGLAYSDTVARLLGEEVPVRFVTEEKKGFLKRIFGS; the protein is encoded by the coding sequence ATGGCACAAATTATTGTTGTCACTTCAGGAAAAGGCGGCGTGGGTAAAACCACCTCCAGTGCGGCCATAGCCACCGGCCTGGCACTCAAGGGCCACAAGACAGTGGTCATTGACTTTGATATCGGCCTTCGTAACCTCGACCTTATCATGGGTTGCGAACGCCGTGTGGTCTATGACTTCGTCAATGTGATCAACGGCGAGGCCAACCTCAATCAGGCGCTCATCAAGGACAAACGCTGCGATAAGCTGTTTATCCTGCCGGCATCCCAAACCCGTGACAAAGATGCCCTGACCAAAGAGGGTGTCGGTCGGGTACTGGAAGATTTATCCAAAGATTTTGATTTCATTATCTGTGATTCACCGGCCGGGATTGAAACCGGTGCCATGATGGCACTGTACTTTGCCGATATCGCCATAGTCACCACCAACCCGGAAGTGAGTTCAGTGCGCGATTCGGACCGGATCCTGGGCATGCTGCAAAGTCGCTCACGCCGCGCCGAGCAGAACCTGGAGCCTATCAAGGAATACCTGTTGCTGACGCGTTACTCTCCAAGCCGGGTCAAATCAGGTGAAATGCTCAGTGTCGCCGACGTGGAAGAAATTCTGGCCATTGAACTCATTGGCGTGATCCCCGAGTCACAGGCCGTACTCAAGGCCTCCAACTCGGGTGTTCCCGTAATCATCGACCAGGAAAGCGATGCCGGCCTGGCCTACAGCGATACCGTGGCGCGTCTGCTGGGTGAAGAAGTACCGGTACGCTTTGTCACGGAAGAAAAGAAGGGATTCCTCAAACGAATTTTTGGTAGCTAA
- the minC gene encoding septum site-determining protein MinC, translated as MPKASLELKGSSFTLSVLHINSKDLDSIATELDSKLAQAPQFFLGAPLVVNLSALSDGEVDLAALKQLLESRQLVIVGVTGASNPLSEQAKALGLAILKAGKESKTPPPPPRNTRIVKQNVRSGQQIYVKDGDLVIFGAVGNGAEVIADGSIHIYGALRGKAMAGASGDANAVILAQSLEAELVSIAGQYWLTENLQKHVTSKSGCIRLVGESLTVESLPQ; from the coding sequence ATGCCAAAAGCAAGCCTGGAATTAAAGGGATCGTCTTTTACCTTGTCCGTTTTGCATATTAACAGCAAAGATTTGGACAGTATTGCCACCGAGTTGGACAGCAAATTGGCCCAGGCACCACAGTTTTTTCTGGGTGCACCTCTGGTCGTCAATCTCAGTGCCCTGTCGGATGGAGAGGTGGACCTTGCCGCCCTAAAACAACTGTTGGAGTCGCGGCAGTTGGTCATCGTCGGTGTTACCGGCGCCAGCAACCCATTGAGTGAACAGGCCAAAGCCCTTGGGCTTGCCATACTCAAGGCCGGCAAAGAAAGCAAAACACCTCCCCCGCCCCCCAGAAACACCCGTATAGTGAAACAGAACGTACGTTCAGGACAGCAGATTTATGTCAAAGACGGCGATCTGGTGATCTTCGGAGCAGTCGGTAACGGTGCCGAAGTCATCGCCGATGGCAGTATCCATATTTACGGTGCTTTAAGGGGTAAGGCCATGGCCGGCGCCAGCGGTGACGCGAATGCCGTGATCCTTGCGCAATCCCTTGAGGCAGAACTGGTTTCCATTGCAGGCCAATATTGGCTGACTGAAAACCTGCAAAAGCATGTTACCTCAAAAAGCGGTTGTATTCGCCTCGTCGGCGAGTCGTTAACGGTTGAATCACTGCCCCAATAA